The proteins below come from a single Holdemania massiliensis genomic window:
- a CDS encoding glycosyltransferase family 2 protein produces the protein MKISVLIPAYNSEKEIYTCIRSLLEQTYQDYEVIVVDDGSTDRTGSRLDFYAKIYPELITVIHQENRGVSAARNAALNAAKGEFVLFLDSDDWMKRRTLETLAAAQARYAADVVICGNVNEGRVTTRRHVRRVLVPHKRTLMKMLMKDRQVRNYAWGKLIRRSLFDGLQFWEGRVFEDVQLIGQILLKADKTVIVPDTLVHYNTHRQNSLTYSLRPEILKDMLEAFEDQAGYITAYDPTLKREAQAMLRRIRLLIGGALLLHGRFQDPLMEQILPFSEAASAAEFRVHRNLY, from the coding sequence ATGAAAATCAGCGTATTAATACCTGCATATAACAGTGAAAAAGAAATTTATACCTGCATCCGTTCTTTATTGGAACAGACTTATCAAGACTATGAAGTGATCGTAGTCGATGACGGATCGACGGATCGAACGGGTTCCCGGCTGGATTTCTATGCCAAGATCTATCCGGAACTGATCACTGTCATCCATCAGGAAAACCGCGGTGTTTCAGCGGCCCGCAATGCCGCCTTGAATGCGGCAAAGGGGGAATTCGTACTGTTTCTGGACAGCGATGATTGGATGAAGCGGCGCACGCTGGAAACCTTGGCGGCGGCTCAGGCTCGGTATGCAGCGGATGTGGTGATCTGCGGCAATGTCAATGAGGGGCGGGTGACAACCCGCCGGCATGTCCGCCGCGTCTTGGTTCCGCATAAGCGGACACTGATGAAAATGTTGATGAAGGACCGTCAGGTACGCAATTATGCCTGGGGCAAGCTGATCCGCCGTTCCTTGTTTGACGGCCTGCAGTTTTGGGAAGGCCGGGTCTTCGAGGATGTTCAGCTGATCGGACAGATTCTGCTGAAGGCCGATAAGACAGTCATTGTTCCGGATACGCTGGTGCATTACAATACCCATCGTCAGAACAGTCTGACCTATTCGCTGCGGCCGGAGATTCTGAAAGATATGCTGGAAGCCTTTGAAGATCAGGCCGGCTACATTACAGCCTATGATCCGACGCTGAAACGCGAAGCTCAGGCGATGCTGCGGCGGATCCGGCTTCTGATCGGCGGTGCGCTCTTGCTTCATGGGCGCTTCCAGGATCCACTGATGGAACAAATTCTGCCGTTTTCGGAAGCCGCTTCTGCCGCTGAATTTCGTGTTCACCGCAATCTTTACTAA